Proteins from one Salvelinus namaycush isolate Seneca chromosome 34, SaNama_1.0, whole genome shotgun sequence genomic window:
- the LOC120028823 gene encoding amyloid-beta A4 precursor protein-binding family B member 1-like isoform X4 translates to MGGHDDDDVSYHVANNQHQDEVLKNKLNDSGLWSDQESTDGNNAKWVKEGKNQLRKVAEKHQDQDQNGNQEDFSPHNTNEEEEQQRNEEQTKSPKTLGLKEEESNTILKEPLLINTLVSVEDKDGEGEEDDKEKEDSSEADEEACSLIEEERESEQRDAEAEREGRNPCLLFSNVNGTPSDEETNWSALSQESTVESPPNENKESFWDSEAFEADTDLPSGWMRVRDTSGTYYWHIPTGTTQWEPPSPLDKVGDSMMSSSMSLETTPCEEEPEETWGDLSNPDEGTSDGELWKEGEVASDQSLKEFEGATLRYASINLNCSQYEEEEKLDPHGTDLEAKYFAVRSLGWVEMSEEDMAPGKSSVAVNNCIRQLSYHKHNLHDTAGIWGEGKDMLMVLQNDTMNLIDPLGQTLLHSQPIASIRVWGVGRDNGRDFAYVARDNLTQVLKCHVFRCDSPAKNIATSLHEMCSRIMTERKLSKPFLSRYNYDQCKPMEIPAQEFPVPKNENFQRFLVYYLGNVPVSKPVAALPEVSGREASQPGLLPAHSPC, encoded by the exons ATGGGTGGCCATGATGATGATGACGTATCTTATCATGTAGCCAACAACCAACATCAAGATGAAGTGCTGAAAAACAAATTGAATGACAGCGGCCTTTGGAGTGACCAAGAATCCACAGACGGCAACAATGCTAAGTGGGTCAAGGAGGGCAAGAACCAACTGAGGAAAGTAGCTGAGAAACATCAGGACCAGGACCAGAATGGGAACCAGGAGGACTTCTCCCCTCATAACACCAAcgaggaggaggagcagcagaGGAACGAGGAGCAGACCAAATCTCCCAAGACCCTGGGCCTGAAGGAAGAAGAATCCAATACCATCCTGAAAGAGCCACTACTCATCAACACCCTGGTGTCTGTAGAGGATAAAGATGGTGAGGGCGAAGAAGACGACAAAGAGAAGGAAGATTCATCTGAGGCAGATGAAGAGGCCTGCAGTCttatagaggaagagagggagtccGAGCAGAGGGATGCGGAGGctgaaagagagggaagaaatCCCTGTCTGCTGTTCTCTAATGTGAACGGAACACCAAGTGATGAAGAAACCAACTGGTCAGCACTGTCTCAGGAAAGCACTGTTGAAAGCCCTCCAAATGAAAACAAAG AGTCCTTCTGGGACTCGGAGGCCTTTGAGGCGGACACAGACCTACCCTCTGGGTGGATGCGGGTTCGAGACACTTCAGGTACCTATTATTGGCACATCCCTACTGGCACTACTCAGTGGGAGCCCCCCTCCCCTCTGGACAAGGTGGGAGACTCCATGATGTCCTCCAGTATGTCCCTGGAGACAACACCCTGTGAGGAAGAGCCAGAG GAAACATGGGGGGACCTTTCTAACCCAGATGAAGGGACTAGTGATGGAGAGCTGTGGAAG GAGGGAGAGGTGGCATCTGACCAGAGCCTGAAGGAGTTTGAAGGGGCAACCCTGCGCTATGCATCCATCAACCTCAA CTGTTCCCAATACGAGGAAGAAGAGAAACTTGATCCCCATGGCACTGACCTGGAGGCTAAG TATTTTGCTGTGCGCTCTCTGGGCTGGGTGGAGATGTCTGAAGAGGATATGGCACCGGGAAAGAGCAGCGTGGCTGTCAACAACTGCATCAGACAGCTGTCCTACCACAAACACAACCTCCACGACACTGCTGGCATCTGGGGAGAG GGTAAGGACATGCTGATGGTCCTGCAGAATGACACTATGAATCTGATCGACCCACTGGGACAGACTCTGCTGCACTCCCAGCCCATCGCCAGCATCCGTGTGTGGGGCGTGGGCCGAGACAATGGCAG AGACTTTGCTTATGTAGCGCGAGACAACCTGACCCAGGTCCTCAAGTGTCACGTGTTCCGCTGTGACTCACCTGCCAAGAACATCGCCACCAGTCTGCATGAGATGTGCTCCAGG ATAATGACAGAGAGGAAGCTTTCCAAGCCATTTCTGAGCAGGTACAATTATGACCAGTGCAAACCCATGGAGATTCCTGCTCAAG AGTTTCCCGTTCCAAAAAATGAGAATTTCCAACGTTTCCTTGTGTATTACCTTGGTAACGTACCTGTGTCCAAGCCTGTAG